GCCGGCCGCCTCGCGGCGGGCGAAGAGGCCGGCGCGAGCCGCCTGACCGTGGGCGATGAGGCGATCGCCCGTGCCGTGCACGCGGCCATGGCCGACGACATCGTCCAGGCTCTCCCGCACGGGCTCGGCTCCCTCATCGCCGCCCAGGGCCGCAACCTCTCGGGCGGGCAGCGGCAGCGCCTGCGGCTGGCCCGCGCGCTGCTCGCCGACCCGGAGGTCCTGCTGGCCGCCGAGCCCACCTCGGCCCTGGACGCCCACACGGAGGCCACGGTGGCGGAGCGGCTGCGCGCCGCCCGTGTGGGTCGCACCACGGCCGTCGCCACCACCTCACCGCTCGTCCTGGACCGGGCCGACCTCGTGCACTACCTGGTGGACGGCGTGGTGGCGGCCTCGGGCTCCCACCACGACCTGCTGCGCGACCAGCCCGGCTACCGCGCGCTCGTCTCACGCGGTTCGGCCGACGACGACGATCAGGCGGCCCCGACCGGCGGCGACGAACACGGAGACGACGACCATCCCGGCCGGCGAGTCGACGCCGGCGCCCAGGAGCGCCGATGACCTCCCCCGGCTCCGCCCGGCTGCCCATCGCCGCCCCCGCGCTGACCCGCCGCGCCGCCCTGCGCCTGATCCGCCTGGACGCCCGCGCCTTCACCGGCATGCTCGCGCTCAACGCCCTGGCCGCAGCCGCCGGCCTGGCCGCGCCGTGGCTGCTGGGCCGCATCATCGACGAGGTCAAGGCCGGCGCCAGCCTGACCACCGTGGACCGGCTGGCCCTGGCCATCCTGGTCTGCGCGGTGGCCCAGCTCGTCCTGTTCCGGTACGCGAGCTACGTCGGCCACCGCTTCGGCGAGCGCACGCTGGCCCGGATCAGGGAGCAGTTCACCGAGCGGGCGCTGGCGTTGCCGTCGTCGGCGGCCGAGCGGGCGGGCACGGGCGACCTGACCACGCGGGGCACGACCGACGTGGCCGCCGTCGGGGTCATGCTCCGGGACGCGGGGCCTGACGTGGCGATCGCGGCCGTGCGGGCGCTGTTCGTGCTGGTCGCCGTCTTCGTGCTGGATCCGCTGCTGGGCGCGTGCGGGCTGCTGAGCCTGGTGGGCATCTGGTTCGCCTCCCGGTGGTACCTGCGCCGGGCGATGACGGCGTACCTGGACGAGGGTGCCGCGAACTCGGCGCTCGCCGAGGAGCTGGCCTCGACCACCGGCGGCGCCCGCACGATGCAGGCCCTGCGCCTGGAGCGGCGGCGCCTCGACGCCTGCCATCACGCCATCGAGGAGTGCCGCCGCACCCGGCTGCGGACGTTGTCGCTGCGCAGCGTGCTCTTCCCGGCGGTGGACGTCTCGCACGTGCTGCCCGTCACCGCCGTGCTGCTGCTCGGCGGCGCGCTGCTGATGCGCGAGCCCGCCGCGGTGACGCTGGGCACGGTGGTGACCGCGGCGCTCTACCTGACCCAGCTGTCGGAGCCGCTCAACACCATCCTGGAGCAGCTCGAACGCCTGCAGAGCAGCACCGCCTCCTTCGCCCGCGTGGAGGGCCTGGCCCTGACCTCGAAGCCCGCCGGGGACTCCCCCGTGCCGGCCGACGACCGCATCGAGGTGTCCGGGGTGCGCTTCGCCTACGACGGCGGCCCCGACGTCCTGCACGGGGTCGATCTGCTCGTCCGCCCCGGCGAGCGCCTGGCGATCGTCGGCCCGTCGGGCGCGGGCAAGACCACGCTCGGCCGGCTGCTGGCGGGCATGGACGCGCCGAAGGCGGGCTCCGTCACGGTGGGCGGCGTCCCGGTGGCCGACCTGGGCCCGGCCGAGCTGCGCGAGCGCGTCGTCCTCGTCACCCAGGAGCACCACGTCTTCCTCGGCACCATCCGCGAGAACCTGCGCATCGCCGCCCCCTCGGCCACCGACGACGAGCTGCGCGCGGCCCTGGCGGCCGTGGGCGCGGACTGGGTGGGCGACCTGGCCGGCGGCCTGGACACCGACCTCGGCCACGGCGCCCACCGCCCGGACGGCGCCCAGGCCCAGCAACTGGCGCTGGCCCGCGTGGTGCTGGCCGACCCGCACACGCTGATCCTCGACGAGGCCACCGCGCTGCTGGACCCGCGCACGGCCCGCCACACGGAGCGCGCGCTGGCCGCCGTGCTCCAGGGCCGCACGGTCATCGCGATCGCGCACCGGCTGCAGACCGCGCACGACGCGGACCGGGTGGCGGTGATGCAGGACGGGCGGCTGACGGAGCTGGGCACGCATGACGAGCTGGTCGCGGCGGGCGGCACGTACGCGGCGCTCTGGCACTCCTGGCACGGCCGCTGACCCCGGCGATCCGGAGGTTAAGGACTGAAAAATATCTTCGCAAAGATCTCGCCTGCGAAGGAAAATGTTGAGACGCTGAACTGCACGACGCGCCCCCCAGCCCCGAGGAGTGGTCCATGCGCAGACTACTGGCGATCTCCCTGGTCGCCGTACTCCCGTTAAGCAATATCAGCGCAGCTCACGCCCAGCAGCCCGCCGACCGGCAGCAGGCGTTCGCCGCCGCCGCAGCGGAGTTCCAGGTGCCGGAGAGCGTGCTGCTCGGCGTCTCCTACCTGGAGTCCCGCTGGGACGCCCACGCCGGGCAGCCCTCCAGCGACGCCGGGTTCGGGCCCATGCACCTGACCGACGCCGCCGCGTACACCGGAGGCAACCACCACGACGAGGGCGAGGAGGACGCCCGCGGCGACGACAGCCGTCCCCTGCCCGCGCCCGCCGAGCAGCCCGCCCCCGCCGACCTCCCCGCCTCGTTGCGCACCATGGAGCGCGCCGCGGCGCTGACCGGCGAGAGCCACGAGCGGCTGCGCACCGACGACGCCGCCAACATCCGCGGCGGCGCGGCACTGCTGGCCGACTACCAGAAGGCGCTCGGCGCGCCGCTCAGCGACGACCCCGGCGAGTGGTACGGCGCCGTCGCCCGCTACTCGGGCGCCGAGGAGGCCGGAGCGGCCAAGTTCTTCGCCGACGAGGTCTTCTCGGTCATCGAGCAGGGCGTCACCCGGACGACCGACGACGGCGAGCAGGTCGCGCTCAGGGCCGTACCCGGTCTGGAGAAGATCGAGAAGTGGCTGGAGAAGCTCGGCCTGCGCCCGACGCGCCCCGACGGGGTGGAGTGCCCCGCCTCGGTCTCCTGCGAGTGGATCCCGGCCGCCTACCAGGAGCTGCCGGACGACGACTACGGCCACTACGACCTGGCGAACCGCCCGTTCAGCCAGAAGGTGGACTACATCATCATCCACGACATGGAGGGATATTTCCTGCCCTCCATCCGCCTCAACCAGGACCCGAACTACGGCGCGAGCTGGCACTACTCCCTCCGCTCCAGCGACGGCCACATCGCCCAGCACATCAAGACCAAGGACGTCGGCTGGCAGGCCGGCAACTGGTACATCAACGCCAAGTCCATCGGCCTCGAACACGAGGGCTTCCTGGCCGAGGGCGGCACCTGGTACACCGAGGCGATGTACCGGTCGAGCGCCCGCCTGGTCCGCTACCTGGCTCTCAAGCACGCCGTGCCGCTGGACCGGGCGCACATCCTGGGCCACGACAACGTCCCCGGCACCCTGCCGACGACCGTGCGCGGCATGCACGAGGACCCGGGGCCGTTCTGGGACTGGGCGCACTACTTCCAGCTCATGGGCGCCCCGCTGCACGGCTTCGGCAGCCCCAGGTCGGGCTCCGTCATGATCAAGCCGGACTTCGCCACGAACAAGCCGTACTTCTACGGCTGCGACCGCAAGAACCCCTCGGCCGCCTGCCCGCCGCTGCCCGCGAGCACCGTGTGGCTGCGCACCGAGCCGCGCGCGGACGCGCCGCTGGTCAAGGACATAGGCAAGCACCCGACCGGTGAGTCCCTCTACAGCGTGTACGACCACAGCGCCCGCGCCACCACCGGCCAGCGCTTCGCCGTGGCCGAGCGCCAGGGCGACTGGACGGCCATCTGGTACCTGGGACAGAAGGCCTGGTTCCACAACCCGGCGAGCGCGCCGACGGCGGTGCCCTCGATGGGGCTCGTGGTGACGCCGAAGCCGGGCAAGGCGACGGTGCCGGTGTACGGCAGGGCCTACCCGGAGCAGGAGGCCTATCCGGAGGGCATCCCGTACCAGGCGGTGACGCCGCTGCAGTACACGTTCTCGGCCGGCGAGAAGTACACGCTCGCGGGACCGGCCGCGACCGAATACTACCGCGCGGTCACCTTCGACCTGGAGGACCACAAGGTGGTCCGCGGTAAGACGAAGTACCTGGAGATCCAGTTCGGCCACCGCGTGATGTTCGTCAAGGCTGACGACGTGCAGGTGACGTTCTCCGGGTGAACTCCTTGACGGCCCGCCTGGTGCTCGCCAGCGCCTCCTGAGAGGAGTCGAACGTGCGCTGGGCGACGCCGACGAACACGCAGTCGACCACGAGGAGCTGGCTGATCCGGCTGGCCAGGGCGCCGGGACGGAACTCCGTCTCGCGCCCGGCCGAGATCAGCACGTGCTCGGCCAGCTCCGCGATGGTCGAGCGCGGGTTGTTGGTGATCGCCACCGTGGTGGCCCCGGCCTCCTTGGCCCGGCTCAGCGGCTCGATCACGTCGGGGGTCTCGCCGGAGGTGCTGATGCCGATGGCGACGTCACCCTCGCGCAGCAGCACCGCGCTGGTCAGCGCCAGGTGGGCGTCCTGGAAGGCGTGGCTGGACAGGCCGATGCGCAGCAGCTTCTGCGCGACGTCCTCGGCGACCAGGCCGGAGGCGCCGACCCCGAAGGCGTCGATCCGCCGGGCGCCGACGATGGCGTCCACGACCAGGCCGAGCCGCTCGGAGGTGAGCTGGGCGACGGTGTCGTTGATCGCCTCGGACTCGGCCCGCGCGACCTTCTGGATGACCTCCGACAGGGGATCGTCGGGGGCCAGGTCGCCGGGCACCAGCCGGTCGGGCTGCGCGGCGGCGGCCGCCAGCGCCAGCCTGAGCTGGGGATACCCGGCGAAACCGAGCAGCCTCGCGGTCCGCACGATCGTGGCCTCGCTGGTGCCCGAGGCGGCGGAGAGCTCCGTGATGGTGCTCCTGGCGACCGTCGCGGGGTCCTCCAGGATGAGACGGGCGACGGTCTGGGCGGCAGGCGTCAGGGACGGCAGTACACCGCGGACCGTGGCCACCAGAGTGTCAGCCCGCAGGCCGCTGTCGTCCACCATGCCGATTATGCCGCCTTTTCCGCCCTTACTCCGAACCACTTCAAGATCAAGAGCTTTTGGGGAACCCCCACGGGCAGAGCGCCGTCATGCGTGTCGGAGACCCGCCGCGCTCGCCGTAGCTCACGCGCCGGGTCCCGCCGTCCGGCCGTGACCCTAGCGCAGGGTTCCGTTGGTCATGCCCGCCGGCTCCTCCGGCACGGCGATCAGGCCGAGCTCGGAAGGGGTCGCGAGCAGCGGGTGCGACGGCACCACGCGCACCGTGTAGCCGAAGGCGCCCGTGCGGTCGAGCGGCACCGTGCCCGTGTAATGGGCCCGCCCGTCGTCGTCCACCGACCGTACGGTCAGCTTCGTGTACGACGGGTGCACCAGCTCGTCGTGCGGCCCCACCTTCCCGTACGCCGCCTCCACCAGCACGTCGTCGGGCTCCAGGTCACCGAGCGCGATCGTGGCGTGCAGCTCGATGGCCGCGCCGACCTCGGGGGTGTCACCCACGCCCGCGGCCTCCGCGTGCTCGACCCGCACCCCGGGCCAGGCCCTGGTCACCCGCACCCGCCAGGCGGCGAACGCCTTGGCGGGGGCGTAGCTGTCGGCGCTCAGCGCGCGGGCCGAGGCCGCGGCCGGGTTGTACAGGTCCACGACGTAGTCGCGGAGCATGCGGCCCGCCAGCACCTTCGGCCCGAGCGAGGTGAGCGTGTGCTTGACCATCTCCATCCAGCGCCGCGGCAGGCCGTCGAGCGCCCGGTCGTAGAAGCGGTCGGACACCTCGTGCTCGATCAGGTCGTACAGGGCGGCGGCCTCCAGCTCGTCGCGCCGGTCGGGGTCGCTGACGCCGTCGGCGGTGGGGATGGCCCAGCCGTTGGTGCCGTCGTACCACTCGTCCCACCAGCCGTCGCGGATCGACAGGTTGAGCCCGCCGTTCAGCGCGGACTTCATGCCGGACGTGCCGGACGCCTCCAGCGGGCGCAGCGGGTTGTTCAGCCACACGTCGCAGCCCTGGACCATGAGCTGCCCGAGCGCCATGTCGTAGTCGGGCAGGAACACGATCCGGTGCCGCACGTCGGCGCGGTCGGCGAACTTGACGATCTGCTGGATCAGCTTCTTGCCACCCTCGTCGGCCGGGTGCGCCTTGCCCGCGATGACGATCTGCACCGGCTTGTCGGGGTCGAGCAGCAGCTCGGTCAGCCGTTCGGGGTCGCGCAGCATGAGCGTGAGCCGCTTGTACGACGGCACCCGCCTGGCGAACCCGATGGTCAGCACGCCCGGGTCGAGCGCGTCGTCGATCCACCCCAGCTCGGCGTCGGAGGCCCCGCGCTCGCGCCACGACCTGCGCAGCCGCTCCCTGGCCCCCTCGACCAGCCGCCGGCGCAGCACGCCGCGGATCTCCCAGATGTCGGTGTCGGAGATCTTCTGGATGGCCTCCCAGCCGCGGGCCCGCTCCAGCAGCGAGGGCACCTCGCGGCCGGCCAGCTCCATCAGCTCCCTGCCGACCCAGGTGGGCGCGTGCACGCCGTTGGTGATCGAGCCGATCGGCACCTCGTCGAGGTCGAAGCCCGGCCAAAGATTCTTGAACATCTCACGGCTGACCTCGCCGTGCAGCTGGGACACGCCGTTGACCCGCTGGGCCAGCCGCATGCCCATGACGGCCATGTTGAACCGGCCGGGGTCGGACTCGGCGCCCAGCGCGAGGATGCGCTCCACCGGCACCGTCGGCCAGGCGTTGGCGCCGCCGAAGTGCCGCTCGATCATGTCGATGGGGAAGCGGTCGATGCCCGCGGGGACGGGCGTGTGCGTGGTGAACACGGTGCCCGCGCGCACGGCCTCCAGCGCCTCGTCGAACGACATCCGGGCCTCGGTCAGCTCGCGGATGCGTTCGAGGCCGAGGAAGCCGGCGTGCCCCTCGTTGGTGTGGAAGACCTCGGGCTCGGCATGGCCGGTGATCTTGCAGTAGGCCCGGATCGCGCGCACGCCGCCGACGCCGAGCAGCAGCTCCTGCATGAGCCGGTGGTCGGTGCCGCCGCCGTAGAGGCGGTCGGTGACGTCGCGCGCGGCGGCGTCGTTGTCGGCCACGTCGGAGTCGAGCAGCAGCAGCGGGACCCGCCCGACCTGCGCCACCCACACCTGCGCGTGCAGCACGCGCTCGTCGGGCAGAGCCAGGCGGATCTTGACGGGCGTGCCCTCGGCGTCCTTGAGCAGGCTCAGCGGCAGCCCACCGGCGTCGAGCGACGGATAGTGCTCCAGCTGCCAGCCCTCCGGCGACAACGACTGGGTGAAGTAGCCGTGGCGGTAGAGGAGGCCGACCGCGAGGATCGGCACGCCGAGGTCGCTGGCCGCCTTGAGGTGGTCTCCCGCGAGGATGCCGAGGCCGCCGGAGTACTGCGGCAGCGCGGCGGCGATGCCGAACTCGGGCGAGAAGTAGGCGATGGCCCGTGCGGCCTCGGGCAGGGTCTGGTACCAGCGCGGCGAGGTGATGTACTCGCGCAGGTCGTCGGCGGCGTCGGCGAGGCGGCGCAGGAAGCGGCGGTCGGCCGCCAGCTCGCTCAGCCTGGCCGGTGTGACGGCGCCGAGCAGCGCGACGGGATCGTGCCCGACCTGTTCCCACAGATCGGCGTCCACCTCGGCGAAAAGGTCCATCGTCTCCGGGTGCCAGGACCATCGGAGATTGTGGACGAGCTCGCCGAGGGCGGCCAGCTCCGCGGGTAGGACGGTGCGGACGGTAAACCGGCGGATAGCTCTCACGTTTCTGCACCCTACGGGCTAGGAGGGACCTCTGAGTCCTTCACCCTCATGAAGGCCGTTCAAACCCCTTCCGGGAACAAGCATGAAGAGGGACTATTGGGGCAACTTTCCAGGTTGTTGGGCTCTCCCGTACACACCGACGGGAGGTCTATCCGCTGCTGTCCACAATTTACATGCAAGGATCGTTCCTGCCAGGGAAGCCTCCGGCGGCACCGGGAGTGCCGCCGCAAACTCTCGAATGCGATGATCGGACGAATTCCCATCACGGACATCTCCCCCGTCGTCGACTGCGGGCAGTGGCCCGCCAAAGCGGTCGCCGGCGAGACCTTCCAGGTCTCGGCGACCGTGTTCAGAGAGGGCCATGACGCGGTGGCGTCAGGCGTGGTGCTCACCGCGCCCGACGGCCGGCGAGGCCGCCTGAAACCCATGCGCGAACTCGCCCCCGGCACCGACCGGTGGGGCGTGGACGTGTGCCTGCCCGCCGAGGGTGACTGGCTGTTCCGCGTGGAGGCGTGGAGCGACCCGATCAGCACCTGGCTGCATGACGCCGAGATCAAGATCCCGCGCGGCATGGACGTCGATCTCATGTGCGAGGAGGGCGCGCGGCTGTTCGAGCGTGCCGCCAAGGCCGTGCGCGCCGCCGACTGCCCCAACGGCACGCCGGCGGCCGGCAGTAACACTTCGCCGCAGAGTGGTCCTGCCGGGCAGAGCGGCGCCCGCAAGCAGAACGGCAACGGCGACACCGCCTGCGGCCACCGCGCGGCCCTGCTGTCGATCTCGGCCACGCTGCGTGACGAGAACCTCGACCCGCGGGCCCGGCTGTCGATCGCCCAGCTGCCCGAGACGGCCGCGCTGCTTGAGGCCCACCCGCTCCGCGAGCTGGTGACCAGGTCGAAGTCCCACAAGATCAGGGTGGACCGGCGCCGGGCGCTCTACGGCTCCTGGTACGAGTTCTTCCCCCGGTCCGAGGGCGCGGTGGTCAGCGAGCGCGGGGTCTCGAAGTCGGGCACGTTCCAGACGGCCGCCAAGCGGCTGCCCGCCATCGCCAAGATGGGCTTCGACGTCGTCTACCTGCCGCCCATCCACCCGATCGGCACCACGTTCCGCAAGGGACGCAACAACACGCTCAGCCCCGAGCCCGACGAGCCGGGCTCGCCGTGGGCCATCGGGTCGGAGGACGGCGGCCACGACGCCATCCACCCGGAGCTGGGCACCATCGAGGACTTCGAGGCATTCGTCGGCCGGGCCAGGGAGCTCGGCATGGAGGTCGCGCTCGACTTCGCCCTGCAGTGCTCCCCCGACCACCCGTGGGTCAAGGAGCACCCCGAGTGGTTCACGGTCAGGGCGGACGGGTCCATCGCGTACGCGGAGAACCCGCCGAAGAAGTACCAGGACATCTACCCGATCAACTTCGACAAGGACCCGGAGGGCATCTACACCGAGGTCAAGCGGGTGCTGCGGCACTGGATGGACCACGGGGTGCGCATCTTCCGGGTCGACAACCCGCACACCAAGCCGGTGGCCTTCTGGGAGCGGCTGCTGGCCGACATCCACCGCACCGATCCGGACGTGCTCTTCCTGGCGGAGGCGTTCACCCGGCCGGCGATGATGCGCACCCTCGCCAAGACCGGCTATCACCAGTCATATACGTATTACACCTGGAAGAACTCGAAGCCCGATGTGGAGACCTATCTGACCGAGCTCGCCCACGAGACCTCCTGCTACCTGCGGCCGAACCTGTTCGTCAACACGCCGGACATCCTGCACGAGTTCCTGCAGCACGGCGGCGTGCCCGCGTTCAAGATCAGGGCCGTCCTGGCGGCGCTCGCCTCGCCCACCTGGGGCGTCTATTCAGGGTACGAACTCACGGAAAATGTCCCGGTACGCCCGGGCAGCGAGGAATACCTGGATAGTGAGAAATATCAATACAAACCGCGCGACTGGGCTGCGGCTGAACGTGAGGGGCGGAGCCTGGCTCCCTTCATCACGCATCTGAATTTGTTCCGAAGAGCGCATCCGGCGCTTCAGGAATTGCGTAATCTACGGTTCCACAGGGTCGACCAGGCGGACATCGTCTGCTTCTCCAAACGACTCCCGGGCGCCTATGACACGGCCACACGAAGGCACGGGCTGGGCGACGTCGTTCTGGCGGTCATCAACCTTGATCCGCACCACACCCACGAGGCAACGGTCGATCTTGACCTGCCCGCTCTCGGCCTCGACTGGAACGCAGAGTTCGTCGTGGACGACGAGCTGTCGGGCGAGTCGTACCGCTGGCGGCAGAGCAACTACGTGCGCCTCGACCCTCACATCCAGCCTGCCCATATTCTCACCGTACGAGCCGCGCCACGGTAGAAACTGAATTCAGCGGGGAGTCTTCAACGTGTGTGACAGCGCCTCCCTCATGAGCCTCCTGCGAGGCGGCTCATGAGCTCCACACCCATTCCCAACACCTTTGACGAGGAAAAGCCACGCGATCCTTACTGGTACAAGCGCGCGGTTTTCTACGAGGTCCTGATCCGCGGGTTCGCCGATTCCAACGGCGACGGGACCGGTGACGTCAGAGGGCTCATCAGCAAGCTCGACTACCTGCAATGGCTGGGTGTCGACTGTCTCTGGCTGCTGCCCCTGTACGAGTCGCCGCTGCGTGACGGCGGCTACGACATCGCGGACTTCATGAAGATCCTTCCCGAGTTCGGCGATCTCGGAGATTTCGTGAAATTGGTGGACGAGGCCCACAAACGCGGCATGCGCGTCATCGCCGACCTCGTCATGAACCACACCAGCGACGCCCACCCGTGGTTCCAGGCCTCCCGGCACGACCCGGAGGGCCCGTTCGGCGACTTCTACGTCTGGTCGTCCACCGATGAGAAGTACCAGGACGCCCGGATCATCTTCATCGACACCGAGACCTCCAACTGGACCTACGACCCGGTCCGCGGCCAGTACTACTGGCACCGCTTCTTCCACCACCAGCCGGACCTCAACTACGAGAACCCGGATGTGCAGGAGGCGATGCTGGAGGTCCTGCGGTTCTGGCTGGACCTCGGCATCGACGGGTTCCGGCTGGACGCGGTGCCGTACCTCTTCGAGGAGGAGGGCACCAACTGCGAGAACCTGCCCAGGACGCACGAGTACCTCAAGGCCATCAGGGCCGAGGTGGACCGGCTCTACCCCGACCGGGTGCTGCTGGCCGAGGCGAACCAGTGGCCCTCGGACGTCGTGGAGTACTTCGGCGACCCGGTCGGCGGCGGCGACGAGTGCCACATGGCCTTCCACTTCCCGCTGATGCCGCGCATCTTCATGGCCGTACGCAGGGAGTCGCGCTACCCCATCTCCGAGATCCTCGCGCAGACCCCGAAGATCCCCGAGCACTGCCAGTGGGGCATCTTCCTGCGCAACCACGACGAGCTGACGCTCGAGATGGTCACGGACGAAGAGCGCGACTACATGTACACCGAGTACGCCAAGGACCCCCGCATGCGGGCCAACGTCGGCATCCGCCGCCGCCTGGCGCCCCTGCTGGAGAACGACCGCAACCAGATCGAGCTGTTCACCGCCCTGCTCCTGTCGCTGCCCGGCTCCCCCGTGCTCTACTACGGCGACGAGATCGGCATGGGCGACAACATCTGGCTCGGCGACCGCGACGGCGTGCGCACCCCCATGCAGTGGGACCCCGACCGCAACGCGGGCTTCTCCGACTGCGACCCCGGCCGGCTCTACCTGCCGGTGATCATGGACCCCATCTACGGCTACCAGGCGATCAACGTCGAGGCCCAGCAGAAGAACGCGGGCTCGCTGCTGCACTGGACCCGCCGCATGATCGAGATCCGCAAGCGGCACCCCGTCTTCGGGCTGGGCGGCTACGCGGAGCTGAACTCCTCCAACCCCAGCGTGCTCGCGTTCGTCAGGGAGCTGGGCGACGACCGGATGCTGTGCGTGAACAACCTGTCACGCTTCCCGCAGCCGGTCGAGCTCGACCTGCGGAGGTTTGTCGGCGTCTCCCCCGTGGAAACCATGGGAGGCGTACCATTCCCGGCAATTGGCGAACTTCCGTATCTTTTGACGCTTCCCGGGCATGGGTTCTATTGGTTCACACTCCCGCCGGCCATCACCCAGGAGGAGTAAGCCGTGCTTGACGAGCTCCTTGCCGCATGGATCAGCCGCCAACGTTGGTTCGGCGGCAAGGGGCGCCCGATCGACGAACTGTCGATCGACTCGGACGTCGAGCTGACACCCGGGCTGCGGCACCTGATCGTCGCCGTCTGGCAGGAGGGCTCGCGCGACCGCTACCAGGTCCTGCTGGGCGAGCGCGACACGCTGCCCGACCGGCTCAACCACGCCCTCATCGGCACCATCGGCGACCGCCACCTCTACGACGCCGTGCACGACTGCGAGCGCACCCGCTGGCTGCTCGACGGCATGGCCCACGACGAGACCCGCAGCGGCCTGCGCATGCGGCACGTGCCCGGCGTCACCATCGACACCTCCCCGCGCAGCCTGGTGCTCGGCGCGGAGCAGTCCAACACCTCGCTGGTGTACGGGGACGCCTACATCTGCAAGCTCTTCCGCCGGCTCATCCCCGGCCTGAACCCCGAGCTGGAGATCATCACCGCCCTGGCCGCCAGGGACGCGCCGCACATCGCGCAGCCGTACGGGTGGATCGAGACCGACCTCGACGGCACCGGCACCACGCTCGCGATCATGCAGGAGTTCCTGACGCCGGCCAACGACGGCTGGGACCTCGCCCTGGCCAGCGTGCGCGACCTGTACGCCTCGCTGCCCGAGCTGCCGGCGGCGGAGGCGGGCGGCGACTTCGCGGCCGAGGCGCTGCGGCTGGGCGCCGCCACCGCCCGCGTGCACCACGAGCTGGCCGCCGCCTTCCCCACGGGGGTGGTGGAGACCCACGAGATCAAGCGCATGGCCGAGGGCTTCAGGCGGCGGCTCGGCCGGGCCGTGGCCGAGGTGCCCGAGCTGCGCGAGCATGTGAGCGCCATCGAGGAGGCCTACCACCAGGTGGAACTGCTCACCAACGAGGTGCCTGTGCAACGCGTTCACGGTGACTACCACCTCGGGCAGGTGATGCGCACGCCCACGGACTGGATCATCCTCGACTTCGAGGGTGAGCCCGGGCAGCCGCTGGCCGAGCGGCGGGC
The nucleotide sequence above comes from Nonomuraea gerenzanensis. Encoded proteins:
- a CDS encoding alpha-1,4-glucan--maltose-1-phosphate maltosyltransferase, yielding MIGRIPITDISPVVDCGQWPAKAVAGETFQVSATVFREGHDAVASGVVLTAPDGRRGRLKPMRELAPGTDRWGVDVCLPAEGDWLFRVEAWSDPISTWLHDAEIKIPRGMDVDLMCEEGARLFERAAKAVRAADCPNGTPAAGSNTSPQSGPAGQSGARKQNGNGDTACGHRAALLSISATLRDENLDPRARLSIAQLPETAALLEAHPLRELVTRSKSHKIRVDRRRALYGSWYEFFPRSEGAVVSERGVSKSGTFQTAAKRLPAIAKMGFDVVYLPPIHPIGTTFRKGRNNTLSPEPDEPGSPWAIGSEDGGHDAIHPELGTIEDFEAFVGRARELGMEVALDFALQCSPDHPWVKEHPEWFTVRADGSIAYAENPPKKYQDIYPINFDKDPEGIYTEVKRVLRHWMDHGVRIFRVDNPHTKPVAFWERLLADIHRTDPDVLFLAEAFTRPAMMRTLAKTGYHQSYTYYTWKNSKPDVETYLTELAHETSCYLRPNLFVNTPDILHEFLQHGGVPAFKIRAVLAALASPTWGVYSGYELTENVPVRPGSEEYLDSEKYQYKPRDWAAAEREGRSLAPFITHLNLFRRAHPALQELRNLRFHRVDQADIVCFSKRLPGAYDTATRRHGLGDVVLAVINLDPHHTHEATVDLDLPALGLDWNAEFVVDDELSGESYRWRQSNYVRLDPHIQPAHILTVRAAPR
- the treS gene encoding maltose alpha-D-glucosyltransferase, which translates into the protein MSSTPIPNTFDEEKPRDPYWYKRAVFYEVLIRGFADSNGDGTGDVRGLISKLDYLQWLGVDCLWLLPLYESPLRDGGYDIADFMKILPEFGDLGDFVKLVDEAHKRGMRVIADLVMNHTSDAHPWFQASRHDPEGPFGDFYVWSSTDEKYQDARIIFIDTETSNWTYDPVRGQYYWHRFFHHQPDLNYENPDVQEAMLEVLRFWLDLGIDGFRLDAVPYLFEEEGTNCENLPRTHEYLKAIRAEVDRLYPDRVLLAEANQWPSDVVEYFGDPVGGGDECHMAFHFPLMPRIFMAVRRESRYPISEILAQTPKIPEHCQWGIFLRNHDELTLEMVTDEERDYMYTEYAKDPRMRANVGIRRRLAPLLENDRNQIELFTALLLSLPGSPVLYYGDEIGMGDNIWLGDRDGVRTPMQWDPDRNAGFSDCDPGRLYLPVIMDPIYGYQAINVEAQQKNAGSLLHWTRRMIEIRKRHPVFGLGGYAELNSSNPSVLAFVRELGDDRMLCVNNLSRFPQPVELDLRRFVGVSPVETMGGVPFPAIGELPYLLTLPGHGFYWFTLPPAITQEE
- a CDS encoding maltokinase N-terminal cap-like domain-containing protein encodes the protein MLDELLAAWISRQRWFGGKGRPIDELSIDSDVELTPGLRHLIVAVWQEGSRDRYQVLLGERDTLPDRLNHALIGTIGDRHLYDAVHDCERTRWLLDGMAHDETRSGLRMRHVPGVTIDTSPRSLVLGAEQSNTSLVYGDAYICKLFRRLIPGLNPELEIITALAARDAPHIAQPYGWIETDLDGTGTTLAIMQEFLTPANDGWDLALASVRDLYASLPELPAAEAGGDFAAEALRLGAATARVHHELAAAFPTGVVETHEIKRMAEGFRRRLGRAVAEVPELREHVSAIEEAYHQVELLTNEVPVQRVHGDYHLGQVMRTPTDWIILDFEGEPGQPLAERRALYSPLRDVAGMLRSFDYAARHLLAGRPDTDELEPRAQEWADRNRAAFLDGYTEGGGVISPADAALLRAFELSKAVYEVVYEARNRPSWIPIPLAAFRPRST